In Nonomuraea sp. NBC_00507, the following are encoded in one genomic region:
- a CDS encoding amidohydrolase family protein, with amino-acid sequence MRLIDAHVHIPVLDTLKPAWLEWARDFGEHGLMEDAWDSGGRPRPARLDEIFAAQGVDVALLFCEYSPKATGLQSFEDLLPIVEHNPARFRPVANVNPHLHFPIAEEVRRQLDLGAAALKLHPVHGGFRCDDAALYPAYQVLEERGVPLVVHCGTSSFPGSMNENADPRFLIPVVRDFPGLNVVLAHGGRGWWYDAAAFLALSNDTVWLELSGLPPKRLPEYYARYDLTRLARKCIFGTDWPGVPGIAANARAVAGLLPADVAAAVLAGNATRVYAGV; translated from the coding sequence ATGCGACTCATCGACGCGCACGTGCACATCCCCGTGCTGGACACCCTCAAGCCGGCCTGGCTGGAGTGGGCCCGCGACTTCGGCGAGCACGGCCTCATGGAGGACGCCTGGGACTCCGGCGGCAGGCCGCGCCCGGCCCGCCTGGATGAGATCTTCGCCGCTCAGGGCGTGGACGTGGCGTTGTTGTTCTGCGAATACAGCCCCAAGGCGACCGGCCTGCAGTCCTTCGAGGACCTGCTGCCGATCGTCGAGCACAACCCGGCCAGGTTCCGCCCGGTCGCCAACGTCAACCCGCACCTGCACTTCCCGATCGCCGAGGAGGTGCGGCGGCAACTCGACCTCGGGGCCGCCGCGCTGAAGCTGCATCCGGTGCACGGCGGGTTCCGCTGCGACGACGCGGCCCTCTACCCGGCCTACCAGGTGCTCGAGGAGCGGGGCGTCCCGCTCGTCGTGCACTGCGGCACGAGCTCCTTCCCCGGCTCGATGAACGAGAACGCCGACCCGCGCTTCCTCATCCCGGTCGTGCGCGACTTCCCCGGACTCAACGTCGTGCTCGCGCACGGCGGGCGCGGCTGGTGGTACGACGCCGCGGCCTTCCTGGCGCTGTCGAACGACACCGTGTGGCTGGAGCTGTCCGGTCTGCCGCCCAAGCGGCTGCCGGAGTACTACGCGCGCTACGACCTCACCCGCCTGGCGCGCAAGTGCATCTTCGGCACCGACTGGCCCGGCGTGCCCGGCATCGCCGCCAACGCGCGTGCCGTCGCCGGGCTGCTGCCGGCCGATGTGGCCGCGGCCGTGCTCGCGGGCAACGCGACGCGCGTGTACGCGGGGGTGTGA
- the fdxA gene encoding ferredoxin, whose product MPYVIAAPCIDVMDKSCVEECPVDCIYEGDRKLYINPKECIDCGACEPVCPVEAISQDRRVDPEHAGFVEDNRRFFIEVLPGREAPIGTPGGSNKTGRIGVDTPMVADRS is encoded by the coding sequence ATGCCGTACGTCATCGCCGCACCCTGCATCGACGTCATGGACAAGTCGTGCGTCGAGGAGTGCCCGGTCGACTGCATCTACGAGGGGGATCGCAAGCTCTACATCAACCCCAAGGAGTGCATCGACTGCGGCGCGTGCGAGCCCGTGTGCCCCGTCGAGGCGATCAGCCAGGACCGCCGGGTCGACCCCGAGCACGCCGGCTTCGTCGAGGACAACCGCCGCTTCTTCATCGAGGTGCTGCCGGGACGCGAGGCGCCCATCGGCACGCCCGGAGGGTCGAACAAGACGGGCCGCATCGGCGTGGACACTCCCATGGTGGCGGACCGGTCATGA